One genomic segment of Brassica napus cultivar Da-Ae chromosome A3, Da-Ae, whole genome shotgun sequence includes these proteins:
- the LOC106377933 gene encoding NAC domain-containing protein 76-like, which translates to MESVDQSCSVPPGFRFHPTDEELVGYYLRKKVASQKIDLDVIRDIDLYRIEPWDLQERCRIGYEERNEWYFFSHKDKKYPTGTRTNRATMAGFWKATGRDKAVYEKSKLMGMRKTLVFYKGRAPNGQKTDWIMHEYRLESDENAPPQEEGWVVCRAFKKKPTTGQARNTETWRSGYFYDQLPSGVGSSMEPLNYVSKQKQNIFAQDFMFKQELGGSDIGLNFIDCDQFIQLPQLESPSFPLMKRPVSSTSITSLEKNHNKYKRPLTEDDENFDELISSKSKDKKKKVSVMTTDWRALDKFVASQLMSQEDGVPDFGVHQEDDTNKTGQCNNEESNNSGIEMPSSSLLRNREEENRFISGFLCTSLDYDLI; encoded by the exons ATGGAATCAGTGGATCAGTCATGTAGTGTTCCTCCGGGATTCAGGTTCCATCCAACAGATGAAGAGCTCGTTGGTTACTATTTGAGGAAGAAAGTGGCATCACAAAAGATCGATCTTGATGTCATTAGAGATATTGATCTCTATAGAATCGAACCATGGGATTTACAAG AAAGATGCCGAATCGGATACGAGGAACGAAATGAATGGTATTTCTTCAGCCACAAAGATAAGAAATATCCAACAGGAACACGGACAAACAGAGCAACCATGGCTGGTTTTTGGAAGGCCACAGGTCGAGACAAGGCTGTCTATGAGAAGTCAAAATTGATGGGTATGAGGAAAACACTTGTATTCTACAAAGGAAGAGCCCCTAATGGCCAAAAAACTGATTGGATCATGCATGAATACCGGCTAGAGTCAGATGAGAATGCGCCTCCTCAG GAAGAAGGGTGGGTCGTTTGTAGAGCTTTCAAGAAAAAACCAACGACCGGGCAAGCCAGGAACACGGAAACTTGGAGATCAGGTTACTTTTACGACCAATTACCGAGCGGAGTTGGCTCGAGTATGGAGCCTCTCAATTACGTATCTAAGcagaaacaaaacatttttgCACAAGATTTTATGTTCAAGCAAGAACTAGGAGGGTCAGATATCGGTTTAAACTTCATTGACTGTGATCAATTCATTCAACTTCCGCAGCTAGAAAGCCCTTCATTTCCTCTTATGAAGAGGCCAGTGAGCTCAACGTCGATAACATCACTGGAGAAGAATCATAATAAATACAAAAGACCACTAACAGAAGATGATGAGAATTTCGACGAGCTAATAAGTAGCAAAAGTaaagataagaagaagaaagtatCAGTGATGACAACGGATTGGAGAGCACTCGATAAATTTGTTGCTTCTCAACTTATGAGCCAAGAAGATGGAGTTCCAGATTTCGGAGTTCATCAAGAAGACGACACCAACAAAACTGGTCAATGCAATAACGAAGAAAGCAATAACAGTGGTATAGAGATGCCTTCATCGTCGTTATTGAGgaatagagaagaagagaacagGTTCATCAGTGGGTTCTTGTGTACGAGTTTGGACTATGACTTAATATAG